CATTTCCTTTTGTGTTGGAAATTGGAACacacattgaaaataatttcCTCTGATTCTGGAGGGAGAGTTAGATAAAGCtgttgataaataaaaaataaaataagaccTTTCTTTTCTAATTAGAGCTTAACCGCATTCAACAGTTCAGTTAAAACGACGACGAGGACGAACgaaaatcatttttaatttgtaattcgGGAAAGAAAAATGTAAATATTTGTAAGAAAAATCAGCATTTTCATTGTTGATCAATTTGACATGGCATTACGTATCTAGGCATAACTAAGCAATTACCGCATAAAATTGATCTAAACAACGATAGTGGTGCTTTTAAGAATGTAAAATCTGATTTGCTATAATTGAATATATGAAGTTTATGCAGGATTGTGTGGTTTATTTTTGCAGTCTACTACTTATATATGAACTTCAAAAATCTAGAATGATTATGCCGCCTACCTGTTGGGGAAGTCACTATATATTTGAGTTGATCAAATCACCAGCTGCATCTTGATGTAGTTTCTGCTATGGGTAGTTCCTTGTGTAGAGAGTGGCAGCAAAGTTGTATTACCCTGTCATAATAATCCACTGTTATGTCACACAAatacaatatcaaaaataaGATAAAGGCTAATTTAACTAAATACTTGCTCTTATCATATTTGACCTTTTTAATATGTTAGAATGTAAATTATAAATCAATGCATCCCTAAATATTATGTCAAGAAGGTAAAATTACACTGTATATTATGGTGGTAAATGATGATGACTAAAACTTGGCTTTTCATTCCTTATTGTTTCCGCTGATGTCCTTGTCAGCGAATTTATGGTGACGTCATCAGTGATGATAGATCATTTAGTTAATTAACCTTGTTCAACAAGAAAGCAAGGCCTCTCACGGCTCTCATCAAATTATGCATGCTTGTGTGCACTCAATCAATCCGGCTTCACTTTTCTTTACTATGCCATGGGCCATGCACCGAAATAGTTCCTTAAACACATAAGATTCTAGAAATATTTTGTACAAATATCCACTTTGTATAACGGTTCAAAGTGCTAACCGACATCCCCAAAACCAAAGTGTGACGAAAGTCAAAAACACGCGCATAAAAAAGCGAAAACATTAACACCTATCAAATCATTCACATACACACTATTAAAaagtgataaaataataaattaacggattatcattaaatttattatttttatatgtatgaattttattattttaatttaacgaTAATTAGACtcttattttctaattttattaatttttttcactttaaaaaaaaaaatcctcgatccaaataaaattgacaaaattGAGTGATACTAATAGCTAACAAATAGTCAAATAAAGCAAGAAACTTCTTATGTGACCACTcaactctttcttttcttcaccacCAAGTCAAGTATCCTAGCAATGAATATATAAAAACCACACAAGACAGTTGCATAATTTGTCTTCAATTCTCACTTAAGCATTTAAACAAACACGTTGATTACCTTTCAGATAACAATGACGAAAGAAATATGGGTGCTGCCATTCTTCGGCCAAGGCCATCTCTTCCCATGCATGGAGCTCTGCAAACACTTGGCTTCTAGAAACTTCCAAGTCACCTTAGTCATCACCTCCAACGTAGCCTCCTCTGTTCCCTCTTCACTCCGCCAACACCCACTCATCCGAGTCGCCGAGATTTCGCCGGAGCCGGCCTCACATCCGGAACCAAGGATCCATCCTCCTCATCATGCTCACGGCCACCTAAGTAGTGGCCTCGAAAAGCTCCTTCTTTCGCCTTCGAATCCTACCCGACCCGCATGTGCAGTTGTGGACGTCATGATGACGAGGTGGTTCGCCGATCTCTTAGCGAAACACGGGATTCCAACGGTTGCGTTCTTCACCTCCGGAGCCATCGCCTCCGCCATGGAGCATGCCAAGTGGAAGGCGTACCCTATCGAATTGAAACCCGGAGAGACCCGGATTCTCCCGGGGATGCCTGATTCGGTTGCGCTAACTGATACAGACCTCAAACGACGGCCTCGAGAGGAGCGGAGGCCGCCACGGCCACCGCCTGGCTTAGGAGACAATTTCCCGCCTCCTCCCGGCGGACGGGGGTTTCGAAGGATGGGTCCACCTGAGCCCGGTGAGGAACCCATGTGGATGGAGGAGACAAGAGAAGCAACGGCGTTGATGTTCAACACGTGCCAAGAAATGGAGCGTCCATTTATGGACTACATGGCGAACCAGACCGGAAAACCGGTATGGGGAGTCGGGCCGCTTCTGCCGGAGCAGTATTGGAACTCGGCCGGTTTAGTTCTGCGAGACCGGGAATTCCGGTCGGACCGGAAATCTAGTGTTACTGAGGATGGTGTTCTCCAGTGGTTAGATTCGAAGCCACGTGGATCGGTGCtttatgtttcttttgggaCTGAGGTGGGTCCTACGGTGGAGGAGTACGTTCAGCTTAGTGAAGCACTGGAGTCATCGGGTCAACCATTTATATTGGTGCTCCGACCTGGTTCTGGAAAATCGGTCCCTCCACGTGCTATGTTGGGCTTGAGGCCCGGTTTGTCTAGTccagaagaagatgatgaagggTACTCAGCTGAGGGGTTGGATGAGAGAGTTGGAGATAGAGGTTTGATAATACGTGGGTGGGCACCACAGCTTTTGATACTGAGTCACCCTTCAACTGGAGGGTTCCTATCGCATTGTGGTTGGAACTCAACCGTGGAGgcattggggcttggggtgccCATATTGGCGTGGCCTTTTAGGGGTGACCAATACCATAACGCCAAGTTGGTTGTGGCCCACCTTAAGGTGGGGTATATGGTCTCTGATGATTTGGGAAGAACATTGAAGAAGGATGATGTGATCAAGGGAATAGAGAAGTTGACGGGTGATAAGGAAATGAAGAAGAGGGCCGAGAATCTTGGTGCACAGTTTCAGCAAGGGTTTCCAAGGAGTTCAGTGACTGCTTTGGATGCTTTTAAGGATTATGCCAATAAGACATGGGTCTAGGATTGTTTATCTGTTAGCTAAAAGTCTGGTTCTGCTACATTGTTCAGACCCTGAATAGATGCTAAACTCTCGGGGCCTTTTTAGTCTATATAcgtattatatatgtatatattttttttggtgacttaaatttttttttttttttttttttgacagaaAAAAGAGTTTTGATTCATTCCATTGGTGGTAAAATATCCAACATGACTAGATTTTGTACATGGTTTGGTGCCTCTTCCATCCACACAAAATTTGGATTGGTAAGAGCCATCTTAGCTAGTTCATGAGCCACTTTATTTCCATTTCTCTTGACatgattaaagaaaaataatctaAATCCTCCTAATATTACTAATATGACAGCAATGAATGTTCCAAAACAAAATTCTATTAGCTTTCTGTTatggtgggtaaccggagattaataagATGGATGGCGTTTGATGGCCCAAGTGTATGAAGGAGGAGGACTCCGGATGGATctgcaactcgggaggctccgtccgacttgcgcgcgtgagtgaatggggggtagtacctgcaatgacactccgatgcctaagtcagcaagggtgtaagtaggtctagagagtattgggcttagagatacctgagggtgtcagtgtacttatagtggtgagccaataaccaccgttggagtagtgccatgtctttagggtgttaaccgtccctattatcttggggaggttaagatatggcttcacgaagcggttagagagatcttaggggcggttactcatttgaatgagtgcttatctgccagctaatctcacgtccgacttctttataccaagtcgtggttgataccgaccACTTACGTGGaggtcggtacttagctaggcttaatccttcagattaggccttttagttggacctgggcctctgatattgggccagggtatgaacagtgcccctacttgagcccaaaATCTCTTTTAGAGCTTGGGTTCAAGTATTTAACTCGGGTTCGTAGCCGACTTTCACGGGTTTcgaaaccgacgtgattttcgcgaccttttgtttctgacagttacgtcaaTTCAAGCGTCATGTCCGTTGGGGAAGCGTTTAGGGATTGAGggctttggtaacggtgcaatCACATTAATGACTGTCTcgtttttaccattatgccccttagcgtatttataaatgctttccctctctttcgtttttccgtttctgcaatctttcaaacttctTTTTTCCTTGCTCGTGCTGTATTCCTGTGTTTGAAGATTTCCGCCTTCTCCAACCTTCATTTCTTGGATAAAGGTTAGTTCTGTTTTTTCCATGTCATGCCTTATGTACGCATGTTTTGTATTGTGAGTGGATAGATCGGCTTGTAGATTCTAGCTTCATATCTCTCCTCTTTAGGGGCcgtgttttttgatttttctttttctttttcccttttgtaGGTTTCTgccaattttctttttcaaaaaatggcTTCCGTAGATGTTCTTTCTTTGTGGGTTGATGACACTGTCCTTGGGGAGGAACCCCTGGTCGATGCTGAGTTTATCACTCATCTTCGTACTCATCATCGGCTTTGTACTTCAGAGGAGGACGAGCCAAAATATGAACTGATAATCCCGGGTCCTGAAGACCGGGTCTGTTTTGGGAGAGTTAATGaggcggcccctcattttttcttcatgtatgaatgtatgatcacccgcttgggtgtttttcttcctttctcggATTTCGAGATATCTGTCGGATTTCGAGATATCTGTTTTGCACCACTGTAGAGTTGCCCCtactcaacttcaccccaattcttggggttttttgaagATCTATCAGTTTATTAGCCACGCTCTGGActttccgacctctttgaggattttcttctttctctttcatatgactaagccctttagtgggctaaacaacaaacagcagtgggtatccttccgagctattcaaggtcggaggattttcaccctttttgacgaatcttttcatgacttcaaaaactattttttcaaagtacaagctgtagagggtcaccatcCCTTCTTCCTTGATGAGCATTCCTCCCCTCGCTTTCCCCTTTATTGGTTGGCGGCCTCCCCTTGTGAAAAGTATGGTCCAGATGACCTGGACGAGGTGGAGGCTGCCATTGTGGGGTTTTTCCGAGAagcgtgggggagggccccatacttGGATACCAGAAAAATCCTTCAGGGATCGCCGACTTTTGTTCAATCTCAATTAGGTAGTGCATGCATTCCTGATTTCCGAGTTGTTTCTACCGACTTAAATGTTGCCGACTTATAATTGTTGGTTGTTTTTCTTGTAGATATGGCAAGGAAGAATGCTCAGGAAGCTTTTCAGCGAGTGCAGGAGGCTAAGGCGAAGTCCCGGGCTAGGGCTGGTGGTGCCCGGGCGATtacctctcctcctcctcctcctcctcctaagAACACGGGCTCTCCTTCTCAACCCATTGTCATTTCTTCCTCCAGTTTGTCCCGACCACCTCCTTCTGCCCAAATTCTCTCcgagccagagaagaagaagcgcaagactttGGAATCtggctcttcttcttttgatggtggggttaaggcggatgctcttgcattcgtccgaaagaacatctatccttttataagtatggatgatgtttctgttcgaAACCACCTTACCACCATGGCCGAGGAGAGTTTTAGGACAGCGGGTGTTTGTGGCAaacttttggatatttttgagaagactccCCTCAGCTCTTTGGGGGCATCCTCGAAGGTTGAGGAGTTGGAGGGGAGACTTcttatttatgaaaaacatgagaaagagttgaaggaggagagagataaGCTGAGGAAGGAGAGGGATCACCTTAGGGAGGAGGTGGGCAAGCTGCGGGCTCAATGCACTTTGGAGGCGAACTTGAGGAAAACAGCACAAGACAGCTACCACAGCTTATTTCAAGATATTGTGGCTGTGAGGAAGGACTTGATGAATTCTCGGAATGCAtacgccgagttggaggactccATTGCTGATGGggccgaggagtcttggagaatTTTCCTGGAACAAGTCAGAGTTATCGCTCCTGACTTGGACCTTTCTCCTTTACATCCCGACAAGATAGTTATTGACGGCGCCATCGTTGATCCTCCTGCCCCCGAGGTTGTCTCTAAGTCGGATctgaagactcgggggcagaggatcaTTGAGTCTCCTCCTTGTTCTAAGGATCCTCCGAGTTCTTCCTCCGTTCCTCCGACTGGTCCTGGTGGCGCTCCTCCTGAGTCTGGCAGTGGTGATTCCTCTACTCCCTTGAAAAGAtgactttatatttttttcttttgtggctatatgggggctcgGCCTGTGAGTCCCCCTTTTTTTAGACTTATTTGTTGTTTGGTGGTTGTGAACAATTTCCctttggccttttaaggccgtaaacaaaatattctgATCTGTGccctttttggataagggtttttaaacaaaaagtgaatgcccccttttttggataagggtttaagttaccttGTGCGTGTATGCTTTTCTGTTTTCGATATTTTTGATCTTTTTCGGAAAAACCTATTTGTTTTCTCGCACCTTTTCGTTCAAGGGCTTTTGTGCAGCCTTTGAACTTTTTCCAggttttccaatctcttttgttatcctttatactcaactttgctttAGCGAGTTtctatgacttaggttatttttgcgatgcgtttttcTTTTACTCGGAGCTCGGTTTTCTTTTACTCGGAGCTCTTTCGAGTTTGTTTTACTCGGATTTTCATTCGACTTAAGAGTCGGATGGTTCCTGAGTTCTTACGATCAACTCGtataacctctttacgccgacttgtacctcgtcgttttatcctgacgaccatctaggtcggttcatgggattttcacgttttgtcgagcttaagtcggcgcgtttcgtagaagaACTTAGAAAAAATAGCAAGAAGGATATTATAAGAGATATTGCaaatgaaaaagatctttattaattggaaggtaccttcttgctactaagggtcttgatagcctattttcccttagcctctactatgatgcctcgttaaaaacccttctccagaaaaaacccttttgggaaaaaatcatgaagttgggaaaagagtacatcagggagtagagttcgcttttaactgtagtaccttttcatattacaagcatgccacgaccttggtagctcAGTGCTATtcaggtcggttactttataataacctttccctaacacttctttgattttgtatggccctttccaatttgcggcgagctttccttctcctgatttgttgactccaatgtcgttcCTGATTAGGACCAAGTCGTCTGCTAAAAActttcttcgaatgactttcttaTTGTACCTGGCAGTCATCCTTTGTTTTAACGCCGCTTCTTTTATCTGGGCTTtttctcggacttcggggagcaagtcAAGCTCCTCTTTGTGTCCTTGTATATTTCCGACCTCGtcatggagaattacccttgggctttgctcattgatttctatcggaatcatggcttctacgccatagactagtcggaagggtgtttctcctgtggcggaTTGAGGAGTTGTCCTATAAGCCCATAACACttgagggagctcttcagcccaagctccctttgcttcctgTAGTCTTTTCTTTAATCCTGCCAGTATGACCTTGTtagctgcctcggcttgcccattggcttgtgggtgttccaccgaggtgaactggtgcTTGATTTTTAGACTGGCTACTAGATTTCTGAAGGTAGCatcggtgaattgggttccattatctgtggtgatggaataaggtattccataccttgtgatgatgtttttgtagaggaacctgcgacttctttgagcggtgatagtagctaatggttctgcttctatccactttgtgaagtaatctattcccacaatcaagtatttgacttgtcctggtgCTTGGGGAAAAagacctaacaaatccattccccattttgcaaagggccagggagaagtgatactgatgagctcttctggtggagctacgtggaaatttgcatgcatttggcatggttggcactttttcacaaagtctgtggcatctttttgcaaggtcggccaatagaatcctgctcgGATTATTTTCCTGGccaccttgctccgagatggtttccgcagatcccactatgtacttcctccaacaCCTCGgcggttcttgaggtcggtacgcactttaataatggtgttgatattcctcttttgtagaggacatttctcaccaaagtataatgctgtgcttcccttcggattATTTTGGCTTCTTTTTCCTCcttagggaggatgtcgaattttaagtattcgactaagggattcatccatccgaggtttaagcCGGCTACCACAAGTACCTCTTGCTTGTCTTCTGTTTTTGCTACTGAGGGttcttggagggtttcttgaatcaggcttctgttgtttcctcctggtttggtacttgctaacttggatagggcatccgctctgctatttagatcccgagttatgtgtttgacCTCGGTTTCCGCAAAGTGCCCGAGGTGCTCCAAGGTTTTTTctaagtaccttttcatattgggATCTTTTGCCTGATATTCTCCgcttatttgggaggtcaccacttgtgagtcgctgtagaTCATCACCTTTGTGGCCCCAACTTCTTCTGCTAACTTTAATCCAgcgatcaaggcttcatattctgcctgattgtttgaagccgggaattcaaattttaaggagacctctatctgggttcctctttcatctactaatattatgcctgcgccgctccctgttttgttggaggatccgtctacatagagttcccatgtagtcggtTTTTCCTCTTGTTCTCCTGCatattctgcaatgaagtcggcgaggcattgggctttgattgctgtccgagtttcatatctcaaatcatactcggagagctctatcgccactgaaccattctccctacaacatccgtcttttggaggatttgcttcatgggttggtttgtgCGGACTCTTATTGTATGAGCCTGGAAGTAAGGTCGTAATcttcgtgaggctattactaaggagtaggcaaacttttcaagtttgtggtaccttagttcagggccttgtagGACCTTACTGATGAAATAGACCgggtgttgtccgacctcgtcttctcttATCAGGGCCGATGAGACAGCCCTGTTTGCTACGGACAGGTACAGGACGAGGTCTTTTCCCGGTATTGGTCGGGTCaagataggaggttggcttaagaattttttaaactcttggaacgcctcctcgcattccggagtccattcgaattggcatccctttcttaataaagaaaatagtggaagggattttagtgccgatcctgccaaaaatctggagagggctgcaagtcggccattgagctgttgaacctctctcaaacaagtcgggcttttcatttctaggacgGCTCTGCATTTGTCGGGATTGGCCTCAATCCCCCTCTGTGTTAGCATGAACCCCAGAAATTTCCCTGCCTCGACCGCGAAGGCGCATTTTgcaggatttagtctcatcccatgcaaccttatggtgtcaaagacttgtgagaggtcggttaagaggtcgacttcttccttggtttttactagcatgtcgtcgacgtatacttccatcAGGCTCCCTAGATGGggggaaaacactttattcatcagcCTCTGAtacgtggctcctgcattctttaatccgaatggcatgaccacgtagcaataGTTTGCTCTTGGCGTGATGAAAGATGTTTTTTCCTGGTCGGGcccgtacatcgggatttgattatatcccgagtaggcgtccatgaatgacAAGTATTGGTATCCCGAGCTGGAGtccactagggtatcaatacttggtaggggataagggtccttaggacatgccttattcaagtcggtatagtcgacgcacattctccatttaccattctgttttttgactagcactacgttggctagccatgttgggtatttgacctctctgataaagccggcttccaggagcgcctgtacttgctcttctactattaAGGCTCGTTCCGGGCCGAGCTTacgtcttctttgttgtacaggtcgggaccctgggtaaaccgagagcttgtgggacatgagctcggggtcAATCCCGGGCATGTCGGAGGCCTTTCAGGCGAAGAGATCGGAATTGTCTCTTAGGAGCTTAGTCAACCTTTGTTTTAgagtttcccctaggttggctcctatgtgaGTGTTTTTCCCTTCCTCTTCACCAAcctgtatctcctcggtttttcctcccggttggggtcgcagctcttctctggcCCTTGTGCCGCCGAGCTCTATGGTGtggacttctttgccttttcctctcagatttaggctttcattgtagcattttcttgccaatttttgatctcccctcaccgttgctattcctcctggggttgggaatttcatgcaaaggtggggGTTGATACCCCTGCTCCAAGGCGATTAAGGGTAGTCCTGCcgattaaggcattgtaggctgacccttcatcgatgactatgaagtctatgctcagagtccttgatttttccccttttccaaaagtggtgtgaagAGGTAAGAATcccagtggttttattggcgtatCCCCTAATCCATATAGGGTGTCGGGATAGGCTCTCAGCTCTTTTTCatctaaccctagcttgtcgaaggcgggcttgaaaaggatgtccgccgagcttccttggtctactagggttctgtggagatgggcattggctaggatcatagttattaccaCGGGGTCATCATGCCCGGGTATTatcccttgcccatcttcttttgtgaacgaGATAGTGGGGAAGTCGGGTGTCTCTTCCCCGACTtggtagactcttttgagatgtcttttgcgagaggatttagTGAGccctcctcccgcaaatcctcctgagatcatatggatatgtctctctgGAGTCTGCGGcggtgggtctcttctatccatatcatctcgctttctctttccgtggccgtccgacctttctatgagatacctgtcaagccgaccttctctagccagcttttctatcacattcttaaggtcgtaacagtcgttagtggagtgaccatatattttatggtactcgcagtaGTCGCTGCGgcttcccccttttttatttttaatgggtctagGGGGTGGCAGTCTTTCAGTAttgcaaatctctctgtatacatccactatagaagTTTTTaggggagtataagagtgatattttctgggcctctcgagaccgagctcttctcttttcttggtctccctttccctctcttttaTTGAGGGAGGGAGCCCAGGTCGGCCGCTCAGGTCCCTTAGTTTTGCGTTCtcttccatattg
The Arachis duranensis cultivar V14167 chromosome 5, aradu.V14167.gnm2.J7QH, whole genome shotgun sequence genome window above contains:
- the LOC107487127 gene encoding UDP-glycosyltransferase 73C11-like, which encodes MTKEIWVLPFFGQGHLFPCMELCKHLASRNFQVTLVITSNVASSVPSSLRQHPLIRVAEISPEPASHPEPRIHPPHHAHGHLSSGLEKLLLSPSNPTRPACAVVDVMMTRWFADLLAKHGIPTVAFFTSGAIASAMEHAKWKAYPIELKPGETRILPGMPDSVALTDTDLKRRPREERRPPRPPPGLGDNFPPPPGGRGFRRMGPPEPGEEPMWMEETREATALMFNTCQEMERPFMDYMANQTGKPVWGVGPLLPEQYWNSAGLVLRDREFRSDRKSSVTEDGVLQWLDSKPRGSVLYVSFGTEVGPTVEEYVQLSEALESSGQPFILVLRPGSGKSVPPRAMLGLRPGLSSPEEDDEGYSAEGLDERVGDRGLIIRGWAPQLLILSHPSTGGFLSHCGWNSTVEALGLGVPILAWPFRGDQYHNAKLVVAHLKVGYMVSDDLGRTLKKDDVIKGIEKLTGDKEMKKRAENLGAQFQQGFPRSSVTALDAFKDYANKTWV